A region from the Aquimarina sp. ERC-38 genome encodes:
- a CDS encoding AMP-binding protein — MKNQTIVKTSKKKPSHKSRPSYQKKLELKKRDGNPIFINSGIENLSKVDQYFFKRFGQGPITEIRFRAIHKAFENQAMVNPMGIAIIHENQEITFQELDRQANALAHKLLQMNVRQGDNVGLFVRRSIPMVVGMLATLKIGAAYVPQHIGVARLEQLKHVVNTASIKTILVLSEYEHELEGIQCDQVIAVDRFIADEYKEDENIQLPIFAISPQDTCYIVYTSGTTGLPNGVQVTHQNLCNVLLAEPGNLWMRPGVKVAQILNIAFDMAAWETLGALSNGATLVIRGKNIQETVSKVDIVIATPTILSSFDIDKCKNIKVAAVAGEPCPRVLAEKWSNFCAFYNSCGPTEVTIVNTAQRFFPTDKVLSIGKPMPNNTVYILDENQQPCKIGEIGEMWAGGACVSKGYINSETLTNERYLDDPFLGTGKMFRTRDLGRWTPDGSLEHFGRTDDQVKISGFRVELDSITSIIEKMPEVKRAVTLKVDNKTLASFVSPQQVDTDKVTSSIENILPYYCVPKMVFPLEELPMTSRGKVDKRKLLKIAEDKLKEDSNEPGNNKGMKNKTPDAMVPSKITKTKPSEAAQPIDLDAVQLPPQQGKFRRAWKGETLMHYYRLVALVMLANIGILAYGYFADNWFDPTNVRWDLFSKIAIINFTVGILMRQQYVVNLLFALATSIPKSWPLSIRRKAGKIYHFGGVHIGGTVSGTFWFFLFVGAIHYNFFNRQDESTITMVLLATSVLLLALLVFIIVMALPKIRAKYHNQFEKSHRFGGWIALSLFWVQTISILKSQFPDQNLIETLSGSFSFWMLSLITFSILLPWLRLKKVKVELEKPSNHVVLAKFNYGETPFAGSSTAISRNPLMEWHSFANVPEPQKDGFKLTISRAGDWTGALIDDLPQHVWVKGITTAGVGNIDKLFNRVVWVATGSGIGPCLPHLLSGEVPSRLVWATRNPRKTYGDKLVDEILEAQPDAIIWDTDALGKPDMVKLSYLAYQQFDAEAIICISNKKLTWNVVYGMESRGIPAYGAIWDS, encoded by the coding sequence ATGAAAAATCAAACTATCGTAAAGACTTCAAAAAAGAAGCCTTCACATAAAAGCAGACCCTCGTATCAAAAGAAACTGGAACTTAAAAAAAGAGACGGTAATCCGATCTTTATCAATTCCGGGATTGAAAATTTATCAAAAGTCGACCAGTATTTTTTTAAAAGGTTTGGTCAGGGACCCATTACTGAAATCCGGTTTAGAGCGATTCATAAAGCCTTCGAAAATCAGGCTATGGTCAATCCTATGGGAATTGCAATTATCCATGAAAATCAGGAAATCACTTTTCAGGAATTAGATAGACAGGCAAATGCCCTAGCACATAAATTATTACAAATGAACGTACGTCAGGGCGACAATGTTGGTTTATTTGTAAGACGTTCCATCCCTATGGTGGTTGGCATGTTAGCTACTTTAAAAATCGGAGCAGCTTATGTTCCTCAACATATTGGTGTTGCCCGTTTAGAACAACTTAAACATGTGGTAAATACTGCTTCGATAAAAACAATATTAGTACTTTCTGAATACGAACATGAACTAGAAGGTATTCAGTGTGACCAGGTAATAGCAGTAGATCGTTTTATAGCTGATGAGTATAAAGAAGATGAAAATATTCAACTACCCATCTTTGCAATCAGCCCTCAGGATACGTGTTATATCGTATATACGTCTGGTACCACCGGTTTGCCTAACGGAGTACAGGTAACTCATCAAAATTTATGTAATGTATTATTAGCAGAACCCGGAAATCTATGGATGCGCCCCGGTGTAAAAGTCGCTCAAATTCTAAACATTGCATTTGACATGGCTGCCTGGGAAACTCTAGGAGCTCTTTCTAACGGTGCAACTCTGGTAATCAGGGGTAAAAATATTCAGGAAACGGTAAGCAAGGTAGATATTGTTATTGCCACACCTACTATCCTTAGTTCTTTTGATATTGATAAATGTAAAAATATTAAAGTAGCTGCGGTAGCTGGTGAACCTTGTCCCAGAGTTTTAGCTGAAAAATGGTCAAATTTCTGTGCCTTTTATAATTCTTGCGGTCCTACGGAAGTTACCATTGTCAATACTGCGCAACGATTTTTTCCTACGGATAAAGTATTGAGTATTGGTAAGCCTATGCCTAATAATACGGTTTATATTCTTGATGAAAACCAACAGCCTTGTAAAATTGGAGAGATAGGAGAAATGTGGGCAGGAGGTGCTTGTGTGTCCAAAGGATATATCAATAGTGAAACTCTTACTAATGAGCGTTATCTGGACGATCCTTTTTTAGGAACCGGAAAAATGTTCAGGACTCGTGACTTAGGAAGATGGACGCCTGATGGTTCCTTAGAACACTTCGGGAGAACGGATGATCAGGTAAAAATATCCGGTTTTAGGGTTGAACTTGATTCTATTACTTCTATTATTGAAAAAATGCCGGAAGTTAAACGAGCAGTTACCCTTAAAGTGGATAATAAAACACTGGCTTCTTTTGTAAGCCCTCAACAAGTAGATACTGATAAAGTTACTTCTAGTATTGAGAACATATTACCTTATTACTGCGTACCTAAAATGGTTTTTCCTTTAGAAGAATTACCTATGACCTCACGTGGTAAAGTAGATAAAAGAAAACTATTAAAAATCGCAGAAGACAAATTAAAAGAAGATTCAAATGAACCTGGAAATAATAAAGGCATGAAAAATAAAACACCTGATGCTATGGTTCCCTCAAAAATCACGAAGACCAAGCCTTCAGAAGCAGCACAACCTATTGACTTGGATGCAGTTCAATTACCTCCTCAACAAGGGAAGTTCCGAAGAGCATGGAAAGGGGAAACTCTAATGCACTACTATCGGTTGGTGGCATTGGTAATGCTTGCAAATATTGGAATACTAGCCTATGGATATTTTGCAGATAACTGGTTTGATCCTACTAATGTACGTTGGGATTTGTTTTCAAAAATTGCCATTATCAACTTTACGGTAGGTATCTTAATGAGACAACAATATGTGGTTAATTTATTATTTGCATTGGCAACTAGTATTCCTAAAAGCTGGCCTCTCTCCATACGGAGAAAGGCTGGTAAAATTTATCACTTCGGGGGCGTTCATATCGGAGGTACGGTGAGTGGTACTTTTTGGTTTTTTTTATTTGTAGGAGCTATACATTATAACTTTTTTAATCGGCAGGACGAATCTACAATTACTATGGTCTTATTAGCTACCAGTGTCTTATTACTAGCTTTATTAGTATTTATTATTGTCATGGCATTACCTAAAATAAGGGCGAAATATCACAATCAGTTTGAAAAATCACACCGTTTTGGCGGATGGATTGCCTTATCCTTATTTTGGGTACAAACTATCTCCATACTTAAAAGCCAGTTTCCTGATCAGAACCTTATAGAAACACTTTCTGGTTCTTTTAGTTTCTGGATGCTTTCCCTGATTACCTTTAGTATCTTATTACCATGGCTACGCCTTAAAAAAGTAAAAGTAGAACTTGAAAAACCTTCTAACCACGTAGTATTAGCTAAATTCAATTATGGAGAGACCCCATTTGCAGGTTCTTCTACGGCTATCAGCAGAAATCCTTTAATGGAATGGCACTCTTTTGCGAATGTTCCCGAACCACAAAAAGACGGTTTTAAGCTTACTATCTCAAGGGCTGGTGACTGGACAGGTGCGTTAATTGATGATCTACCCCAACATGTATGGGTAAAAGGGATTACCACCGCCGGAGTAGGAAATATAGATAAACTCTTTAACCGCGTGGTATGGGTTGCTACCGGAAGCGGAATAGGTCCTTGCCTACCACATTTATTATCCGGAGAAGTTCCGTCCAGACTTGTATGGGCTACAAGAAATCCTCGAAAAACCTATGGTGACAAATTGGTAGATGAAATACTAGAGGCTCAACCTGATGCCATTATTTGGGATACGGACGCTCTGGGCAAACCGGATATGGTGAAGTTATCTTATCTGGCCTATCAACAATTTGATGCAGAAGCTATTATCTGTATCTCTAATAAGAAACTTACCTGGAACGTAGTCTACGGTATGGAAAGCAGAGGAATTCCGGCATACGGAGCTATCTGGGATTCATAA
- a CDS encoding enoyl-CoA hydratase-related protein: MNIKVEKVNGVVLIRLNRPQALNALNKQLMKELVATLKEYDTQPEIGCFIITGSEKAFAAGADIKEMADKSYLDMLHEDYFSGWKALTAIRTPIIAAVSGYALGGGCELAMMCDIIYASDTAQFGQPEINLGVIPAIGGTQRLTKAIGKYKAMEMILTGRFITAEEAEKAGLVAQIFPKEQLIEETLKVATKIATQSKTAIWVAKEAVNRAQEVSLSEGILHERRAFHALFSTQHQKEGMHAFIEKRTADFSIPNQTATHISYTEH, from the coding sequence ATGAATATAAAAGTTGAAAAAGTAAACGGGGTGGTGCTCATCAGACTCAACCGCCCCCAGGCTTTAAATGCCTTAAATAAGCAACTAATGAAGGAATTAGTGGCTACTTTAAAAGAATATGATACCCAACCTGAGATAGGCTGTTTTATCATCACCGGTTCAGAAAAAGCATTTGCCGCCGGAGCTGATATTAAAGAAATGGCCGATAAATCCTATCTGGATATGCTTCATGAAGATTACTTTTCAGGATGGAAAGCTTTGACCGCCATTAGAACGCCTATTATAGCAGCCGTATCAGGATATGCGCTGGGCGGAGGTTGTGAACTGGCAATGATGTGTGATATAATTTACGCTTCGGATACCGCACAGTTCGGTCAACCTGAAATTAATCTGGGGGTTATTCCAGCTATCGGTGGGACACAGCGTCTTACCAAAGCCATAGGCAAATACAAGGCTATGGAAATGATCCTGACCGGAAGGTTTATAACTGCAGAAGAAGCTGAAAAAGCTGGCTTAGTAGCTCAAATATTTCCCAAAGAACAATTAATAGAAGAAACTTTAAAGGTGGCAACCAAAATTGCAACTCAAAGTAAAACCGCTATCTGGGTAGCAAAAGAAGCAGTCAACAGAGCACAGGAAGTATCTCTATCAGAAGGTATCCTTCATGAGAGACGGGCATTTCATGCATTGTTTTCGACCCAACATCAAAAAGAAGGCATGCATGCTTTTATAGAAAAAAGAACTGCTGATTTTTCAATACCTAATCAAACGGCAACTCATATTTCTTATACCGAACATTAA
- a CDS encoding DUF6733 family protein — MKKNLIISSLLIFFFTFMTAQEEEKKNKTHFAVKTIQNSVAGFSPLFVGSFETNKNFDITFYGLFWTNPSFGNLQAGSDQLLETGAGLGFKLSDNKLYLNPGLGFAHGKFFSDVPGTLIGEAIIPNTFVAYNNSVFDFEGYVAYYKSLRDRSDISTRDLFLLWAAPGIQVSKRIVLGGFFEELAFMNFEDEAEGVKNLQVYRFLGGSIKLKLDNGIAFRFSAGANLVTDVGASDEFYKVSAFVPLQ; from the coding sequence ATGAAAAAAAATTTAATTATCTCAAGCTTACTAATTTTCTTTTTTACTTTTATGACTGCTCAAGAAGAAGAGAAAAAAAATAAAACTCACTTTGCAGTAAAAACCATTCAGAACAGTGTTGCCGGTTTCTCCCCTTTATTTGTAGGTAGTTTTGAAACCAATAAAAATTTTGATATTACTTTTTACGGCCTATTCTGGACCAATCCTTCTTTCGGAAATCTACAAGCAGGAAGTGACCAACTTCTGGAAACTGGGGCTGGGTTAGGTTTTAAACTTAGTGACAACAAATTATATTTAAATCCCGGACTAGGATTTGCTCACGGAAAATTTTTCTCTGATGTTCCGGGCACCTTAATTGGTGAAGCTATCATCCCTAATACCTTTGTAGCTTATAACAATTCCGTCTTTGATTTTGAAGGTTATGTTGCTTACTACAAGTCTTTAAGAGACCGGAGCGATATTTCTACACGAGACTTATTTTTACTGTGGGCTGCACCGGGTATTCAGGTAAGTAAAAGAATTGTCCTGGGTGGATTTTTTGAAGAATTAGCTTTTATGAATTTTGAAGACGAGGCAGAAGGTGTTAAAAATCTTCAGGTGTATCGATTTCTGGGAGGTTCTATAAAATTAAAACTAGATAATGGTATTGCTTTTAGATTCTCTGCGGGTGCCAATCTCGTTACTGATGTAGGTGCTTCAGATGAATTCTATAAAGTTTCTGCTTTTGTTCCATTACAATAA
- the purL gene encoding phosphoribosylformylglycinamidine synthase: MIYFFGKPSIKVFAVDCSSELTEQDIQKLSWLFGNHPKIDSASVDAFFIGPRAAMITPWSTNAVEITQNMGMSHIIRIEEFITVTEDFTDFDPMLFEKYGKLHQKIFTIHIQPEPVIEILDIKAYNLQEGLALSDEEIEYLESVSKKIGRKLTDSEVFGFSQVNSEHCRHKIFNGSFVIDGEEKPTSLFKLIKKTSEKNPNSIVSAYKDNVAFIKGPKVTQFAPKRADQPDTYQETEFDSVISLKAETHNFPTTVEPFNGAATGSGGEIRDRLAGGKGSLPLAGTAVYMTSYSRLQKERPWEQQMEERNWLYQTPIDILIKASNGASDFGNKFGQPLIAGSVLTFEHDESKSTTTTSSRKLGYDKVIMQAGGIGYGKIAQAQKDTPQKGDEIVILGGENYRIGMGGAAVSSADTGAFSSGIELNAVQRSNPEMQKRAANAIRGMVESEENPIVSIHDHGAGGHLNCLSELVEETGGHINLDELPVGDPTLSAKEIIGNESQERMGLIIGQKDVATLQRIAERERSPMYQVGKVTNDHRFTFKSEATSEKPMDLALEDMFGSSPKTVMTDRTLSRPYKKVLYQKEEIHTYLEQVLQLEAVACKDWLTNKVDRCVGGKVAKQQCAGPLQLPLNNCGVMALDFKGKEGIATSIGHSPISGLIDPKAGSKNSIAEALTNLIWAPLQNGLQSVSLSANWMWPCKNEGEDARLYQAVEAISNFAIELGINVPTGKDSLSMKQKYPKEEVISPGTVIISAAGHCDDISNVIEPVFQQEDGAIYYINLSQDTFKLGGSSFAQVQGQIGNEAPTIQNTEYFKKTFNCIQQLIKEKKIIAGHDVASGGFITTLLELCFAGTNLGADLDVTGLKEEDSIKMLFSENCGIIFQSISDNSVENILAENSIDFFNIGKVTGQSELKIKNGKEDFSFSIPSLRKTWYQTSYLLDQKQTSNNLAQNRYENFDQQALQYQFPKHFTGELPNITSDTNKPKAAIIREKGSNSEREMAHAMYLAGFEVRDVHMTDLISGRETLEDIQFIGAVGGFSNSDVLGSAKGWTGAFLYNEKAKKALNNFFSREDTLSVGICNGCQLFMELEKINPDHKKHGKLLHNNSQKHESAFTSVKIQENHSVMLASLAGSTLGVWISHGEGKFNLPLSEDNYHIVAKYGYDQYPANPNGSDFNTAMLADTTGRHLVMMPHIERSIFQWNWAYYPKNRKDQVSPWLEAFTNAKKWIDHKNH; the protein is encoded by the coding sequence ATGATTTATTTCTTCGGAAAACCTTCCATAAAAGTATTTGCAGTTGACTGTTCTTCAGAGCTTACAGAACAAGACATACAAAAGCTTTCCTGGCTTTTTGGAAACCATCCTAAAATTGATTCGGCGTCGGTAGACGCCTTTTTTATTGGGCCGCGAGCAGCCATGATTACACCATGGAGTACCAATGCGGTAGAAATAACTCAAAATATGGGAATGTCTCATATTATCCGTATTGAAGAGTTTATTACTGTTACCGAAGATTTTACGGATTTTGACCCGATGCTTTTTGAAAAGTATGGAAAATTACATCAGAAGATATTTACTATTCATATTCAGCCGGAACCGGTGATTGAAATTCTAGATATTAAGGCTTATAACTTGCAGGAAGGTTTAGCGCTAAGTGATGAAGAAATTGAGTATTTGGAAAGCGTTTCCAAAAAAATAGGTAGAAAACTAACAGATTCCGAAGTTTTTGGCTTTTCACAGGTAAATTCGGAGCACTGTAGACATAAAATATTTAACGGAAGCTTTGTCATTGATGGTGAAGAAAAACCAACTTCTCTTTTCAAACTTATCAAAAAAACTTCTGAAAAAAATCCAAATAGCATTGTTTCTGCATATAAGGATAATGTAGCTTTTATAAAAGGGCCAAAGGTTACTCAATTTGCCCCTAAACGAGCAGATCAACCGGACACCTATCAGGAAACTGAATTTGATAGTGTGATTTCGCTTAAAGCGGAAACCCATAATTTCCCTACTACTGTAGAACCTTTTAACGGGGCTGCTACCGGATCAGGTGGTGAAATCCGGGATCGTTTGGCGGGAGGTAAGGGTTCGCTTCCTCTAGCTGGAACCGCGGTATATATGACTTCCTATTCGCGCTTACAAAAAGAACGCCCCTGGGAACAACAAATGGAGGAACGTAACTGGTTGTACCAAACTCCCATTGATATATTAATTAAAGCATCTAACGGAGCTTCGGATTTTGGTAATAAATTTGGGCAACCTTTAATTGCCGGGTCTGTTCTTACTTTTGAACATGATGAATCTAAAAGTACAACCACTACTTCTTCTCGTAAATTGGGGTATGATAAGGTAATCATGCAGGCAGGAGGTATTGGTTATGGTAAAATAGCGCAGGCTCAAAAAGATACCCCGCAAAAAGGGGATGAAATTGTTATTTTAGGTGGAGAAAATTACCGGATTGGAATGGGAGGTGCCGCCGTATCATCAGCAGATACCGGAGCGTTTAGTAGCGGTATTGAACTAAATGCTGTACAGCGATCCAATCCTGAAATGCAAAAAAGAGCTGCTAATGCTATTCGTGGGATGGTAGAAAGTGAAGAAAATCCAATTGTTTCCATTCATGACCATGGTGCCGGGGGGCATTTAAATTGCTTATCCGAACTGGTAGAAGAAACCGGCGGACATATCAACTTAGATGAACTACCTGTAGGTGATCCTACATTGTCTGCTAAAGAGATTATTGGTAATGAATCCCAGGAACGAATGGGGCTGATAATAGGTCAAAAAGATGTAGCTACCCTACAACGTATTGCAGAACGGGAACGATCACCCATGTACCAGGTTGGCAAAGTAACTAACGATCATCGTTTTACTTTTAAATCCGAAGCTACCTCCGAAAAACCCATGGATTTGGCCTTAGAAGATATGTTTGGGAGTTCGCCGAAAACGGTAATGACCGATCGTACGCTATCGCGTCCTTATAAAAAGGTTCTGTACCAAAAAGAAGAAATACACACCTATCTGGAACAAGTACTGCAACTGGAAGCTGTTGCTTGTAAAGACTGGTTGACCAATAAAGTAGACCGCTGTGTGGGCGGAAAAGTAGCCAAACAACAATGTGCCGGACCCTTGCAATTACCTTTAAATAATTGTGGGGTGATGGCGCTGGATTTTAAAGGAAAAGAAGGGATTGCCACCAGTATTGGTCACTCCCCTATCTCCGGATTAATTGATCCGAAAGCCGGAAGTAAAAATTCCATTGCAGAAGCCTTAACTAATCTTATCTGGGCACCTTTACAAAACGGACTTCAATCGGTATCTCTATCAGCCAACTGGATGTGGCCTTGTAAAAATGAAGGGGAAGACGCCCGGTTATACCAGGCAGTTGAAGCAATATCTAATTTTGCTATTGAATTAGGAATTAATGTGCCTACGGGTAAAGATTCCTTATCTATGAAGCAAAAATACCCAAAGGAAGAAGTCATTTCTCCGGGTACAGTCATTATTTCTGCTGCGGGGCATTGCGATGATATTTCAAACGTAATCGAACCTGTTTTTCAACAAGAAGACGGAGCCATTTATTATATAAATTTATCACAGGATACGTTTAAATTGGGTGGTTCTTCTTTTGCTCAGGTTCAGGGGCAGATTGGAAATGAAGCTCCTACGATTCAAAATACCGAGTACTTTAAAAAGACCTTTAATTGCATTCAGCAATTAATTAAAGAAAAAAAGATCATTGCCGGACATGATGTTGCTTCGGGTGGATTCATTACTACTTTATTAGAATTGTGTTTTGCAGGTACCAATCTGGGTGCAGACCTGGATGTAACTGGTTTAAAAGAAGAAGACAGTATTAAAATGCTATTTTCAGAGAACTGCGGAATTATTTTTCAAAGTATTTCCGACAATTCAGTGGAAAATATTTTAGCCGAAAATAGTATTGATTTTTTTAATATAGGAAAGGTTACCGGACAGTCTGAATTAAAGATCAAAAACGGTAAAGAAGATTTTTCATTTTCTATTCCTTCCTTGCGGAAGACCTGGTATCAAACCTCGTATTTACTAGACCAAAAACAAACGTCAAATAACCTGGCACAAAATCGTTATGAAAACTTTGATCAACAAGCTTTACAATATCAATTTCCAAAACATTTTACTGGAGAACTACCTAATATAACATCAGATACTAACAAACCTAAAGCGGCAATTATCCGGGAAAAAGGAAGTAATTCCGAACGGGAGATGGCACATGCAATGTACCTGGCGGGATTTGAAGTACGGGACGTACACATGACGGATTTGATTTCAGGCCGGGAAACTTTGGAAGACATTCAATTTATCGGTGCCGTAGGAGGATTTTCAAATAGTGATGTTTTAGGTTCGGCTAAAGGCTGGACTGGAGCTTTTTTATATAATGAAAAAGCAAAAAAAGCCTTAAACAATTTCTTTTCCAGAGAAGACACGCTTTCCGTAGGTATTTGTAACGGTTGCCAGCTTTTTATGGAATTGGAAAAAATTAACCCGGATCATAAAAAACACGGAAAATTACTTCATAACAATTCTCAAAAACATGAAAGTGCGTTTACATCGGTTAAGATTCAAGAGAATCATTCGGTGATGTTAGCTTCTTTAGCCGGAAGTACGCTAGGTGTCTGGATATCACACGGAGAAGGTAAATTTAATCTTCCCTTATCTGAGGATAACTATCATATTGTGGCAAAATACGGTTATGATCAATATCCGGCAAATCCAAATGGCTCGGATTTTAATACGGCCATGTTAGCAGATACTACCGGACGGCATTTGGTAATGATGCCACATATCGAACGTTCTATTTTTCAATGGAATTGGGCATATTATCCCAAGAATCGAAAAGATCAGGTATCCCCCTGGTTAGAAGCTTTTACGAATGCTAAAAAATGGATTGATCATAAAAATCATTAG
- a CDS encoding M20/M25/M40 family metallo-hydrolase, which yields MRNKGKLLLSLMLLYTLLGTAQNKDSVQLKKIYTTSLLNGKSYEWLEYLSNQIGPRLSGSVKAEEAVEWTKEELGKLGLDKVWLQPVMVPKWTRGVPEFAFIETKPGKTTKVDICALGGSVATAPGGTKARVIEVKSLEELKEIPKDSIKGRIVFYNRPMQADLINTFEAYGGCVDQRYSGALEAVKYGAVGVLVRSMNLRKDDLPHTGSMSYGDLKNYQKIPAAAISTNGADLLSSILSLNPNVQFSMNMNCRSWPDVQSYNVIGEIKGTTYPDQYMVVGGHLDSWDLGDGSHDDGAGVVQSMEVLRLLKESGYQPKHSLRVVLFMNEENGLRGGKEYAKVANEKKENHVFALESDAGGFTPRGFSLDCDDTNFTEVTSWKPLFEPYLIHQFTKGYSGADINPLKKEGIVLAGLRPDSQRYFVHHHAKNDTFEAINKRELELGAATMASLVYLMDSYLQ from the coding sequence ATGAGAAATAAGGGGAAATTACTATTATCGTTAATGCTATTATATACCCTACTGGGTACGGCGCAAAATAAGGATTCGGTTCAGCTTAAAAAGATATATACCACCTCACTTCTTAACGGAAAAAGCTACGAATGGCTGGAATATCTTTCTAATCAAATAGGACCCAGGTTATCCGGTTCGGTAAAGGCGGAAGAGGCAGTGGAATGGACTAAGGAAGAATTGGGGAAATTAGGTTTGGATAAAGTTTGGTTACAACCGGTAATGGTACCAAAATGGACCCGGGGCGTACCTGAATTTGCGTTTATTGAGACCAAACCGGGCAAAACAACCAAGGTTGACATTTGTGCATTGGGAGGTTCGGTGGCGACCGCTCCCGGGGGAACTAAAGCAAGAGTTATTGAAGTAAAAAGCCTAGAAGAACTAAAAGAAATCCCGAAGGATAGTATTAAAGGACGTATCGTATTTTACAACCGACCGATGCAGGCGGATTTGATCAATACCTTTGAAGCTTACGGCGGATGTGTGGATCAGCGCTATTCTGGAGCATTAGAAGCGGTAAAGTACGGTGCGGTAGGCGTTTTAGTTCGATCCATGAATCTGCGTAAAGACGATTTGCCTCATACCGGTTCGATGAGCTACGGCGATTTAAAGAACTATCAAAAGATTCCGGCGGCAGCAATCAGTACCAACGGTGCGGATTTATTAAGTTCCATATTATCCCTAAACCCAAACGTGCAATTCAGTATGAATATGAATTGTAGGAGTTGGCCGGATGTACAATCGTACAATGTTATTGGCGAAATTAAAGGAACTACCTACCCGGACCAATATATGGTCGTGGGAGGGCATTTGGATTCCTGGGATTTAGGAGACGGGTCGCATGACGATGGAGCTGGAGTAGTACAATCCATGGAAGTACTACGATTATTAAAGGAATCAGGCTATCAGCCAAAACATTCGTTACGGGTAGTTCTATTTATGAACGAAGAAAATGGCTTACGGGGCGGAAAAGAATATGCGAAGGTAGCCAACGAAAAAAAGGAAAATCATGTTTTTGCTTTGGAAAGTGATGCCGGAGGATTTACGCCTAGAGGATTTTCACTGGATTGTGATGATACTAATTTTACCGAAGTGACCTCTTGGAAACCCTTATTTGAACCTTATTTAATCCATCAGTTTACCAAAGGCTATAGTGGTGCCGATATTAACCCCCTTAAAAAAGAAGGGATAGTTCTAGCTGGATTACGTCCGGATTCACAGCGATACTTTGTTCATCATCACGCTAAAAATGACACTTTTGAGGCAATCAATAAACGAGAATTAGAACTGGGGGCAGCAACCATGGCTTCTCTTGTGTATTTAATGGATTCTTATTTACAGTAA
- a CDS encoding PPK2 family polyphosphate kinase, which yields MKEIQTSDFKVTSPVKLSDIATRYDLEADEKAVKKELKKVRKQLGEFQDTLYAHNKYAVLICFQGMDTSGKDSLIREVFKELNVRGVEVHSFKAPTTKELNHDYLWRHYIALPDRGKFGIFNRTHYENVLVTRVHPEYILNENLPDIQSVDAIDDEFWEQRFEQINNFEKHLAENGTLIFKFYLHLSKEEQKYRLLRRLEKKEKNWKFDKGDLKERALWDKYQECYEEAINHTSKENAPWFIIPADDKPTARLIVAKTLYGTLKKYTDIKEPELDAETTADLKKYIQQLEDEK from the coding sequence ATGAAAGAGATTCAAACTTCGGACTTTAAAGTGACCTCTCCCGTAAAACTTTCTGACATTGCGACTAGGTATGATTTGGAAGCAGATGAGAAAGCGGTTAAAAAAGAACTAAAAAAAGTTCGCAAACAACTCGGCGAATTTCAGGATACTTTATATGCACATAATAAATACGCTGTACTTATCTGTTTTCAGGGTATGGATACTTCCGGTAAGGATAGTTTGATCCGCGAAGTGTTTAAAGAATTAAATGTAAGAGGGGTTGAAGTGCATAGTTTTAAAGCACCCACTACAAAAGAATTAAATCATGATTACCTATGGCGTCACTATATTGCTTTGCCAGACAGAGGTAAATTCGGAATTTTTAATCGGACGCATTATGAAAACGTACTGGTGACCCGTGTGCATCCGGAATATATTTTAAATGAAAATCTACCAGATATTCAGTCAGTTGATGCGATTGATGACGAATTTTGGGAACAACGTTTTGAGCAAATTAACAACTTTGAAAAACACCTTGCCGAAAACGGAACCTTAATCTTTAAGTTTTACCTTCATCTATCTAAAGAAGAACAGAAGTATCGCTTATTGAGAAGGTTGGAGAAAAAAGAAAAGAACTGGAAGTTTGATAAAGGGGATCTTAAAGAAAGAGCTTTATGGGATAAATACCAGGAATGCTACGAAGAAGCGATTAACCATACTTCAAAAGAAAATGCCCCCTGGTTTATCATACCTGCCGATGATAAACCTACCGCCCGGTTAATTGTGGCAAAGACTTTGTATGGCACATTAAAGAAATATACGGATATTAAAGAACCAGAACTGGATGCTGAGACTACAGCAGATTTAAAAAAATACATACAACAACTCGAAGATGAGAAATAA